One window from the genome of Mumia sp. ZJ1417 encodes:
- a CDS encoding GntR family transcriptional regulator, producing MPSLTDSVVAHVRDGIRHQQYVPGEIYSVYQLADALGVSRSPVREAMVRLSEAGLIEIARNRGFRVVLPQARDVAEIFAVRLALEPAAARRCGERGVDLSGPYAALVEAEQRGDEPAFWEADQALHEAVLHGSGNVRAAAIVASLRATTALLGPPTSHAGRSLHEIRIEHAPIVEALARHDGPAAEAAMRTHLVRTGRMLVGQLAGATPDAAAVDELWDDVVGHSL from the coding sequence ATGCCCTCGTTGACCGACTCCGTGGTGGCGCACGTCCGTGACGGGATCCGACACCAGCAGTACGTCCCGGGGGAGATCTACTCCGTCTACCAATTGGCCGACGCGCTCGGCGTCTCGCGCAGCCCCGTACGCGAGGCGATGGTGCGGCTCTCCGAGGCAGGGCTGATCGAGATCGCCCGCAACCGCGGCTTCCGCGTGGTGCTCCCGCAGGCGCGCGACGTCGCCGAGATCTTCGCCGTACGACTCGCGCTCGAGCCCGCAGCGGCACGGCGGTGCGGCGAGCGCGGCGTCGACCTGTCCGGCCCGTACGCGGCACTAGTCGAGGCCGAGCAGCGCGGCGACGAGCCGGCGTTCTGGGAGGCCGACCAGGCGCTTCACGAGGCGGTCCTCCACGGGTCCGGCAACGTCCGCGCCGCGGCGATCGTCGCCTCCCTGCGTGCGACCACAGCGCTCCTCGGTCCGCCGACCTCACACGCGGGGCGGTCGCTGCACGAGATCCGCATCGAGCACGCGCCGATCGTCGAGGCGCTCGCCCGGCACGACGGCCCGGCCGCGGAGGCGGCGATGCGGACTCACCTCGTACGGACGGGGCGGATGCTCGTCGGCCAGCTCGCCGGGGCCACGCCGGACGCGGCCGCGGTGGACGAGCTCTGGGACGACGTGGTCGGGCATTCCCTCTAG
- a CDS encoding FAD-binding and (Fe-S)-binding domain-containing protein: MLLVTVTDTRDTTAALRRAGLEVHDDDGTKAMYASDASLYRIPPLAVVRPRDAADVAATLALAKEHGVPLTARGAGTSIAGNAIGRGIVLDFSRHMNRVLAVDPAARTAVVEPGTVHAVLQKAVLPHGLRFGPDPSTHPRCTIGGMIGNNACGNRALGYGRTSDNVRGSTHLLASGETLVTGYDAAGAAFATGPEPLLADLRAAAGRYLSTARTEFDRFGRQVSGYAVQHLLPERFDLTQLLVGSEGTLGILTEATVHLVTDPAHRVLVAIGFADIVKAGEAAPTVKTYGPTACEGMDVRLVDVLRSRRGDAAIPPLPRGAAWLFVEIAGDDRTDVLDRARALVDADLGVESLLVEDPVTAARLWRIREDGAGLAGRAPSGKPAWPGWEDAAVPPEMLGSYLARFEELVAEHGLTSAPYGHFADGCMHVRLDYPLDEPDGLPRLRRFLTAAAGLVAEYGGSLSGEHGDGRARSELLPTMYSADAIAFFGQVKHAFDPDNLLNPGVLVDPDPFDADVRVAGVAPYRKQLAFAYEADHGDLAQAVHRCTGVGKCRADNSAAGGVMCPSYLATREEKDSTRGRARVLQDVVRGALDWRAPEVADSLDLCLACKGCGSDCPTGIDMATYKAEALHQKFRRRLRPRSHYTLGRLPLWSRLAGRMPRVANLMMRLPGIRHLAMFVAGVDGRRSIPEFARTPFRRWWSAEVAEETTDRRPVVLFVDSFSNSFSPEVAQATVRLLRDAGFEPTLPSSQLCCGLTWITTGQLDAARRILGRTVGELAETVRAGVPVVGIEPSCTAVLRSDAVELLDNEDARVVAGATKTVAELLATAEDWTPPDLTGTTVVAQPHCHHHAVLGWEADRALLARTSATVTTLAGCCGLAGNFGVERGHYEVSVAVAEQNLLPALDAAPDAVVLADGFSCRTQVADLRERPAVHLAELLTRD; encoded by the coding sequence ATGTTACTCGTGACGGTGACTGACACGCGCGACACCACGGCCGCCCTGCGCCGCGCCGGCCTCGAGGTGCACGACGACGACGGCACGAAGGCGATGTACGCCTCCGACGCCTCGCTCTACCGGATCCCCCCGCTCGCGGTCGTCCGCCCGCGCGATGCCGCCGACGTGGCGGCGACGCTCGCGCTCGCTAAGGAGCACGGTGTCCCACTGACCGCGCGGGGGGCCGGCACGTCCATCGCGGGCAACGCGATCGGGCGGGGCATCGTGCTCGACTTCAGCCGCCACATGAACCGCGTCCTCGCCGTCGATCCTGCGGCGCGCACCGCCGTCGTCGAGCCTGGCACCGTCCACGCCGTCCTCCAGAAGGCGGTGCTGCCACACGGGCTGCGCTTCGGCCCCGACCCGTCGACGCACCCGCGCTGCACCATCGGCGGCATGATCGGCAACAACGCGTGCGGCAACCGCGCGCTCGGCTACGGCCGGACGTCCGACAACGTCCGTGGCTCCACCCACCTGCTCGCGTCCGGCGAGACGCTCGTGACCGGGTACGACGCCGCGGGCGCCGCGTTCGCGACAGGCCCCGAGCCTCTCCTCGCCGACCTGCGGGCCGCCGCCGGTCGCTACCTCTCGACCGCGCGGACGGAGTTCGACCGGTTCGGCCGCCAGGTCAGCGGGTACGCCGTCCAGCACCTGCTGCCCGAGCGCTTCGACCTCACGCAGCTGCTCGTCGGGTCCGAGGGCACGCTCGGCATCCTCACCGAGGCGACGGTCCACCTCGTAACGGATCCCGCGCACCGTGTGCTCGTCGCGATCGGGTTCGCCGACATCGTCAAGGCGGGCGAGGCGGCACCGACAGTGAAGACGTACGGCCCGACCGCGTGCGAGGGCATGGACGTGCGTCTCGTCGACGTCCTGCGGTCGCGTCGCGGTGATGCGGCGATCCCCCCGCTGCCGCGCGGCGCCGCCTGGCTCTTCGTCGAGATCGCCGGCGACGACCGTACGGACGTGCTCGACCGCGCACGCGCGCTCGTCGACGCGGACCTCGGGGTCGAGTCGCTGCTCGTCGAGGACCCGGTGACCGCCGCACGCCTGTGGCGGATCCGCGAGGACGGGGCGGGCCTCGCCGGCCGCGCGCCGTCGGGAAAGCCCGCGTGGCCCGGCTGGGAGGACGCGGCGGTCCCGCCGGAGATGCTTGGTTCCTACCTCGCGCGGTTCGAGGAGCTCGTCGCCGAGCACGGGCTGACGTCTGCCCCGTACGGGCACTTCGCCGACGGCTGCATGCACGTGCGGCTCGACTACCCGCTCGACGAGCCCGACGGCCTGCCGCGCCTGCGCCGGTTCCTCACGGCGGCGGCGGGGCTCGTCGCGGAGTACGGCGGGTCGCTGTCCGGCGAGCACGGCGACGGCCGGGCCCGCAGCGAGCTGCTGCCCACCATGTACTCCGCCGACGCGATCGCGTTCTTCGGCCAGGTCAAGCACGCGTTCGACCCGGACAACCTGCTCAACCCCGGCGTGCTCGTCGATCCCGACCCGTTCGACGCCGACGTGCGCGTCGCGGGCGTCGCGCCGTACCGCAAGCAGCTCGCCTTCGCGTACGAGGCCGACCACGGCGACCTTGCGCAGGCCGTGCACCGCTGCACCGGCGTCGGCAAGTGCCGCGCGGACAACTCGGCGGCGGGCGGCGTGATGTGCCCGTCCTACCTCGCGACCCGTGAGGAGAAGGACAGCACGCGTGGCCGGGCGCGGGTGCTCCAGGACGTCGTACGGGGTGCGCTCGACTGGCGTGCGCCCGAGGTCGCGGACTCGCTCGACCTCTGCCTGGCCTGCAAGGGCTGCGGGTCGGACTGCCCGACCGGCATCGACATGGCGACGTACAAGGCAGAGGCGCTGCACCAGAAGTTCCGGCGGCGCCTGCGTCCGCGTTCGCACTACACCCTCGGACGCCTGCCGCTGTGGAGCCGCCTGGCAGGGCGGATGCCGCGCGTGGCCAACCTGATGATGCGCCTTCCGGGGATCCGGCACCTGGCCATGTTCGTCGCCGGTGTCGACGGGCGTCGGTCGATCCCGGAGTTCGCGAGGACGCCCTTCCGGCGCTGGTGGTCGGCCGAGGTGGCGGAGGAGACGACCGATCGCCGCCCGGTGGTCCTTTTCGTCGACAGCTTCTCCAACTCCTTCTCCCCCGAGGTCGCGCAGGCGACCGTACGACTGCTGCGCGATGCGGGCTTCGAGCCGACGCTGCCGTCGTCGCAGCTGTGCTGCGGCCTGACCTGGATCACCACGGGCCAGCTCGACGCGGCCCGCCGCATCCTCGGACGTACGGTCGGCGAGCTCGCGGAGACCGTCCGTGCTGGGGTGCCGGTCGTCGGCATCGAGCCGTCCTGCACCGCGGTGCTGCGCAGCGACGCCGTCGAGCTCCTCGACAACGAGGACGCGCGCGTGGTCGCCGGTGCGACGAAGACCGTCGCCGAGCTGCTCGCGACCGCCGAGGACTGGACGCCGCCGGACCTGACGGGCACGACTGTCGTCGCCCAGCCGCACTGCCACCACCACGCCGTGCTCGGCTGGGAGGCCGACCGGGCGCTGCTCGCGCGGACCAGCGCGACCGTCACGACGCTCGCTGGGTGCTGCGGGCTCGCCGGCAACTTCGGGGTCGAGCGGGGCCACTATGAGGTGTCGGTCGCGGTCGCCGAGCAGAACCTGCTGCCCGCCTTGGACGCCGCGCCCGACGCCGTCGTGCTGGCCGACGGGTTCTCGTGCCGGACCCAGGTCGCGGACCTGCGCGAACGTCCGGCCGTGCACCTGGCGGAGCTCCTGACGAGGGACTGA
- a CDS encoding TetR/AcrR family transcriptional regulator: MPRAGLNRERVVAVGFDVVDLGGRTGFADLTLAAVASASGVSTPSLYKHVASLAALRRDIAVRAVEELVRTTSRATVGRSGPEAIRALGHAMRDYARAHPGRYAATQVAADPDDPDDASLAAAGADAVAVLAAVVRGAGVSDDRLVDAVRIFRSAMHGFVVLELDLGFRLPDDLDASFDALLDVVVAGLATLGD, encoded by the coding sequence ATGCCTAGGGCGGGACTCAACCGCGAGCGGGTGGTCGCCGTAGGGTTCGACGTGGTCGATCTCGGCGGTCGTACGGGCTTCGCCGACCTCACCCTCGCAGCGGTCGCCTCGGCGTCCGGGGTCTCGACGCCCAGCCTCTACAAGCACGTCGCGTCGCTGGCTGCCCTGCGCCGGGACATCGCCGTACGGGCGGTCGAAGAGCTCGTCCGGACGACGAGCCGCGCGACCGTGGGCCGCTCGGGGCCGGAGGCGATCCGGGCGCTCGGGCACGCGATGCGCGACTACGCCCGCGCGCACCCCGGGCGCTATGCGGCGACCCAGGTCGCCGCCGATCCCGACGACCCGGACGACGCCTCGCTGGCGGCGGCGGGCGCCGACGCCGTCGCCGTCCTCGCAGCGGTGGTCCGCGGTGCCGGGGTGTCCGACGACCGCCTCGTGGACGCCGTGCGCATCTTCCGCTCGGCCATGCACGGCTTCGTCGTCCTCGAGCTCGACCTCGGCTTCCGCCTGCCCGACGACCTCGATGCGAGCTTCGACGCACTCCTCGACGTCGTGGTCGCCGGACTCGCGACCCTCGGCGACTGA
- a CDS encoding alpha/beta fold hydrolase, with protein MSHASDVQQLTRPDGRVAYTDTGEGPVVVLVPGMGDLRATYDTLAPLVAGAGYRVVVTDLRGHGDSDTDFRAYGDSVTAADLVALVEHLDAGPAVLVGSSMGGSAAVIAAADRPDLVSGVVLLAGFLREPMSPAMGAVMRGFYRILFARPWGGAVWAWYVRSMLSKGRPTPGLDARIALLRRTFGDPARLRAFRRLTVALDHREVEARLTDVRTPVLAVFGDTDPDFSDARAELAFARETLGADGIVLEQVGHYPHLQARDEVLAVLLPFLAATTREDDADA; from the coding sequence ATGAGCCACGCATCCGACGTCCAGCAGCTGACGCGCCCCGACGGCCGCGTCGCCTACACCGACACGGGCGAGGGCCCGGTCGTCGTGCTCGTCCCCGGCATGGGCGACCTCCGCGCGACGTACGACACGCTCGCACCCCTCGTCGCCGGCGCCGGCTACCGCGTCGTGGTCACCGACCTGCGCGGCCACGGCGACTCCGACACCGACTTCCGGGCGTACGGCGACTCCGTGACGGCGGCGGACCTGGTCGCTCTCGTGGAGCACCTCGACGCCGGCCCCGCCGTGCTCGTCGGCAGCTCGATGGGCGGGTCCGCCGCCGTCATCGCCGCCGCGGACCGCCCCGACCTCGTGAGCGGCGTGGTCCTGCTCGCCGGTTTCCTGCGCGAGCCGATGTCGCCGGCGATGGGCGCCGTGATGCGCGGCTTCTACCGGATCCTCTTCGCCCGCCCGTGGGGTGGCGCCGTGTGGGCCTGGTACGTCCGCTCGATGCTCAGCAAGGGTCGTCCCACACCCGGGCTCGACGCGCGCATCGCCCTGCTGCGCCGCACCTTCGGCGACCCGGCTCGCCTGCGGGCGTTCCGCCGCCTCACCGTCGCCCTCGACCACCGCGAGGTCGAGGCCCGCCTCACCGACGTCCGTACGCCGGTCCTGGCCGTCTTCGGCGACACCGACCCGGACTTCTCCGACGCGCGCGCCGAGCTCGCCTTCGCCCGCGAGACGCTCGGTGCCGACGGCATCGTGCTCGAGCAGGTCGGTCACTATCCGCACCTCCAGGCGCGCGACGAGGTGCTCGCCGTCCTCCTCCCGTTCCTTGCAGCCACGACCCGCGAGGACGACGCCGATGCCTAG
- a CDS encoding GNAT family N-acetyltransferase, whose protein sequence is MAYVFSDDPARLDRARIHGWLSEEAYWALGRPREVQDAAIDGSLNFGVYDADGTQVAYARVVTDGATFAWLCDVFVAPSVRGRGVGVMLVDGVVAALDALHLRRTMLATADAHGLYERYGFAVVDDPRRWMVRPGS, encoded by the coding sequence ATGGCGTACGTCTTCTCCGACGACCCCGCGCGCCTCGACCGCGCCCGCATCCACGGCTGGCTCAGCGAGGAGGCCTACTGGGCGCTCGGTCGTCCCCGCGAGGTGCAGGACGCGGCGATCGATGGGTCGCTCAACTTCGGTGTCTACGACGCCGACGGCACGCAGGTCGCGTACGCCCGCGTGGTCACCGACGGCGCGACGTTCGCCTGGCTGTGCGACGTGTTCGTCGCGCCGTCCGTACGAGGCCGGGGCGTCGGGGTGATGCTCGTGGACGGCGTGGTCGCCGCGCTCGACGCGCTGCACCTGCGCCGCACGATGCTCGCGACCGCCGACGCCCACGGGCTGTACGAGAGGTACGGGTTCGCGGTCGTCGACGATCCACGGAGGTGGATGGTGCGGCCCGGCTCGTGA
- the arfB gene encoding alternative ribosome rescue aminoacyl-tRNA hydrolase ArfB, which yields MEERFSRSPGPGGQSVNTTDSRVEIVFDVDASEVLTPQQRDRVVAALGSTRLSVTASEHRSQLRNRVAARERLAERLRTALAPPPRSRVATKPTRGSQRRRVEAKRRRSETKSGRGRVRDTD from the coding sequence ATGGAGGAGCGGTTCTCGCGCTCACCCGGGCCGGGCGGGCAGTCGGTGAACACGACCGACAGCCGGGTCGAGATCGTCTTCGACGTCGACGCGTCCGAGGTGCTGACCCCGCAGCAGCGCGACCGGGTCGTCGCCGCGCTCGGGAGCACGCGCCTGAGCGTGACGGCGTCCGAGCACCGCTCGCAGCTGCGCAACCGTGTCGCCGCCCGAGAACGTCTCGCCGAACGGCTCCGTACGGCGCTCGCGCCACCGCCCCGAAGCCGTGTCGCCACCAAGCCGACCCGCGGCTCGCAGCGTCGCCGGGTCGAGGCGAAGCGACGCCGGTCGGAGACGAAGTCCGGCCGCGGGCGCGTCCGCGACACCGACTGA
- a CDS encoding CoA-binding protein, whose amino-acid sequence MSTDWYDPDAVSLMLDDLQTWAVVGLSGDPTRTAYRIAETLQARGKRIVPIHPAAPVVLGEQGYATLSDVPFPIDVVDVFRRSEAAGPFADEAVAIGAKGVWFQLGVIDEDAFARTRAAGVAMVMDTCPMIEWAKRAS is encoded by the coding sequence ATGAGCACCGACTGGTACGACCCGGACGCGGTCTCGCTGATGCTGGACGACCTCCAGACGTGGGCCGTCGTCGGGCTCTCGGGCGACCCCACACGCACCGCCTACCGGATCGCCGAGACCCTCCAGGCTCGCGGCAAGCGGATCGTCCCGATCCACCCCGCCGCGCCGGTCGTCCTCGGCGAGCAGGGGTACGCGACGCTGTCCGACGTGCCGTTCCCGATCGACGTCGTCGACGTGTTCCGCCGCTCGGAGGCCGCCGGTCCGTTCGCCGACGAGGCGGTCGCGATCGGTGCGAAGGGCGTGTGGTTCCAGCTCGGCGTGATCGACGAGGACGCGTTCGCGCGGACCCGTGCCGCCGGCGTCGCGATGGTGATGGACACCTGCCCGATGATCGAGTGGGCCAAGCGGGCGTCGTGA
- a CDS encoding HNH endonuclease family protein, producing the protein MTPRTRRLALSLAAASLLAVSACGPVEGEQPAQAAAETTAPAATSAPAAVADQVAKARAMLDGLKVSGRAPKTGYDRVGQYGQAWADVTRSGCGTRDNILVRDMRDVEKRNKCVVVAGTLADPYTSSTIAFRKADASAVQIDHVVPLSLSWQLGAQQWPVGKRVTFANDPLNLLAVDGPTNSSKSDSGPDGWLPPNKAYRCTYVIRFTRIAHAYTLRVTAPMKTAIAGILDGCTRVDGTPADLAPLPKSTWSYAAGFAKGSKPTASAPADGATAAPAGKTCPAKAPIKGNVPDDGGDRIFHEPGARSYAVTVPEACFVSVAQAEAAGFRAPR; encoded by the coding sequence GTGACCCCCCGTACGCGACGTCTCGCCCTGTCCCTCGCTGCCGCTTCGCTGCTCGCCGTCTCGGCCTGCGGTCCCGTCGAGGGCGAGCAGCCCGCTCAGGCCGCGGCGGAGACCACAGCGCCGGCGGCAACCTCAGCGCCGGCGGCCGTCGCAGACCAGGTCGCCAAGGCCCGCGCGATGCTCGACGGGCTGAAGGTCTCGGGGCGGGCCCCCAAGACGGGCTACGACCGGGTCGGCCAGTACGGCCAGGCGTGGGCCGACGTGACCCGCAGCGGGTGCGGCACCCGCGACAACATCCTGGTCCGCGACATGCGCGACGTCGAGAAGCGCAACAAGTGCGTGGTCGTCGCCGGCACCCTCGCTGACCCCTACACCAGCTCCACGATCGCGTTCCGCAAGGCCGATGCCTCCGCGGTGCAGATCGACCACGTGGTTCCGCTGTCGCTGAGCTGGCAGCTCGGCGCGCAGCAGTGGCCGGTCGGCAAGCGCGTGACGTTCGCGAACGACCCGCTCAACCTGCTCGCGGTCGACGGTCCGACCAACTCGAGCAAGTCCGACTCCGGGCCCGACGGGTGGCTGCCGCCGAACAAGGCATACCGCTGCACCTACGTCATCCGGTTCACCCGCATCGCCCACGCCTACACGCTGCGGGTGACAGCCCCGATGAAGACGGCGATCGCGGGCATCCTCGACGGGTGCACGCGCGTCGACGGCACCCCAGCCGACCTCGCGCCGCTGCCGAAGTCGACGTGGTCGTACGCGGCGGGCTTCGCGAAGGGCTCCAAGCCCACCGCGAGTGCGCCGGCCGACGGGGCGACGGCCGCTCCCGCGGGCAAGACGTGCCCGGCCAAGGCTCCGATCAAGGGCAACGTCCCCGACGACGGGGGCGACCGGATCTTCCACGAGCCGGGCGCCCGCTCGTACGCGGTCACAGTGCCCGAGGCGTGCTTCGTGTCGGTCGCTCAGGCCGAGGCAGCGGGGTTCCGGGCTCCGCGCTGA
- a CDS encoding VOC family protein: MSCRISHTTIDSHDAYAQSQWWKQVLVGYTDVPGDPNEPGHEECMIVPPTDGSAGAAGPVLFIEVPDDKTVKNRLHLDLRPTDRSRDDEVERLLALGATQLGDFRRPDGTGWITLADPEGNEFCILRSDAEVAAQDG; the protein is encoded by the coding sequence ATGAGCTGCCGCATCTCGCACACGACCATCGACTCGCACGACGCCTACGCCCAGTCGCAGTGGTGGAAGCAGGTCCTCGTCGGATACACCGACGTCCCGGGTGACCCGAACGAGCCCGGCCACGAGGAGTGCATGATCGTCCCGCCCACCGACGGGAGCGCGGGTGCCGCAGGTCCCGTGCTGTTCATCGAGGTCCCCGACGACAAGACCGTGAAGAACCGCCTCCACCTCGACCTGCGCCCCACCGACCGTTCACGGGACGACGAGGTCGAGCGTCTGCTTGCGCTGGGCGCGACCCAGCTCGGGGACTTCCGTCGACCCGACGGGACGGGTTGGATCACGCTCGCCGACCCCGAGGGCAACGAGTTCTGCATCCTGCGCAGCGACGCCGAGGTCGCGGCGCAGGACGGGTGA
- a CDS encoding TetR/AcrR family transcriptional regulator C-terminal domain-containing protein → MARRPPLTRELVLRTAVSLADGSGATSLTMRALARNLGVEAMSLYHHVANKDDLLDGMVDLVFAEIALPVAGKDWRTQIRRRCMSAREVLLRHPWAIGFVESRTAPSPATLRHHEAVLACLRQAGFSVRLAAHAFALIDAQLFGQVVQEVNLPFSDSQGAAEVAGSMLEGAAPVELPYLTEIAVEHVMKPGYAFGDEYAYGLDLILDALEQRRLTEA, encoded by the coding sequence ATGGCCCGTCGCCCGCCGCTGACCCGCGAGCTGGTGCTCCGTACGGCGGTCTCCCTCGCGGACGGCTCCGGAGCCACCTCGCTCACCATGCGCGCGCTCGCTCGCAACCTCGGCGTCGAGGCGATGTCGCTCTACCACCACGTGGCCAACAAGGACGACCTGCTCGACGGGATGGTTGACCTCGTCTTCGCAGAGATCGCGCTGCCGGTCGCCGGCAAAGACTGGCGTACGCAGATCCGGCGGCGGTGCATGTCCGCTCGCGAGGTGCTCCTGCGTCACCCCTGGGCGATCGGGTTCGTCGAGTCGCGCACGGCACCCAGCCCGGCGACGCTGCGCCACCACGAGGCGGTGCTCGCCTGCCTGCGGCAGGCGGGATTCTCCGTCCGCCTCGCGGCTCACGCGTTCGCCCTGATCGACGCCCAGCTCTTCGGCCAGGTGGTGCAGGAGGTGAACCTGCCGTTCAGCGACTCGCAGGGCGCCGCCGAGGTCGCCGGCAGCATGCTCGAGGGAGCCGCACCCGTCGAGCTCCCTTATCTCACCGAGATCGCAGTGGAGCACGTGATGAAGCCCGGCTACGCGTTCGGCGACGAGTACGCGTACGGGCTCGACCTCATCCTCGACGCGCTCGAGCAGCGGCGGCTCACGGAAGCCTGA
- a CDS encoding NAD(P)-dependent alcohol dehydrogenase: protein MKAIVRDRYGDADCLELRDVREPVPGKGEVVLDVHAAGLDRGAWHVMTGRPLIGRVAMGVRRPRWPIGMEVAGVVREVGEGVTQLAVGDAVLGAGTATYAERARAKAKHLVPKPDALSYVQAAALPVSAVTALHAVRDAGRVRSGDRVLVIGASGGVGTYAVQIARAFGAEVAGVCRTEKVDGVRALGADPVVDYTRDDLAEHAGRYDVVLDIGGLRPISDLRHLLTPRGTLVITGGEGGGRMLGGIHRQLVARAQSLFSRQRLTSFLSITKAHDLATVADLAARGEIRPVIDAAVPLDAMPDAMRRLVDGEVLGKIVIAVRED from the coding sequence ATGAAAGCGATCGTCCGAGATCGGTACGGAGATGCCGACTGCCTCGAGCTTCGTGACGTCCGCGAGCCTGTGCCTGGCAAAGGCGAGGTCGTGCTCGACGTCCATGCGGCGGGGCTCGATCGAGGGGCGTGGCACGTCATGACCGGCCGTCCGTTGATCGGACGCGTCGCGATGGGCGTGCGCCGCCCGCGATGGCCGATCGGCATGGAGGTCGCGGGGGTCGTCCGCGAGGTCGGTGAGGGCGTCACGCAGCTCGCGGTCGGCGACGCGGTCCTCGGTGCGGGCACGGCCACGTACGCCGAGCGGGCGCGCGCCAAGGCGAAGCACCTCGTGCCCAAGCCCGACGCGCTCTCGTACGTCCAGGCCGCGGCGCTGCCCGTCTCTGCGGTCACGGCGCTCCATGCCGTGCGCGACGCCGGCCGCGTGCGCTCAGGCGACCGTGTCCTCGTGATCGGCGCGTCCGGCGGCGTCGGGACGTACGCGGTCCAGATCGCGCGTGCGTTCGGCGCCGAGGTCGCCGGCGTCTGTCGTACGGAGAAGGTCGACGGGGTGCGTGCGCTCGGTGCGGACCCGGTCGTCGACTACACACGCGACGACCTCGCCGAGCACGCGGGCCGCTATGACGTCGTCCTCGACATCGGCGGCCTGCGTCCGATCTCCGACCTGAGGCACCTGCTGACGCCCCGCGGCACCCTGGTCATCACCGGGGGCGAGGGTGGTGGCCGCATGCTCGGCGGGATCCACCGCCAGCTGGTCGCGCGCGCTCAGTCGCTGTTCTCCCGCCAGCGGCTCACGTCGTTCCTGTCGATCACGAAGGCGCATGATCTCGCCACGGTCGCGGACCTGGCGGCGCGCGGCGAGATCCGACCGGTGATCGACGCGGCGGTCCCGCTGGACGCGATGCCGGACGCGATGCGCCGGTTGGTGGACGGCGAGGTCCTCGGCAAGATCGTCATCGCGGTTCGCGAGGACTGA
- a CDS encoding serine hydrolase: MDLQARVTEAVAPHIERVDPPGLAWWVARGDEVAVGAQGTYGPEDATPVRPDTPFRISSVTKPVVAASAMSLLDDGTLTLDAPVERWLPELGDRRVLRDPAGPLDDTVPAARPITVADVLELRLGIGLDFSGPFPGPVLSALGAAGLQAGPPAPQTNPAPDDWMLTVGAVPLSYQPGERWLYHSGSEVLGVLVARAAGAPLPEVLAERVLAPLAMTGTGFGVRPEQADRLGPHWLPPDGGALMPYDPAEGQWSRPPAFPNGGDGLVSTVEDLAAFGRMLRAGGVAEDGTRVLSREVLAEATRPRVGQIDADGLADWGLGFGVKTGDQPDGRSAGSYGWDGGMGSTLWVDPVKDVVAVLLTNQMWSSPEPTAVFEAFWRAAWE; encoded by the coding sequence ATGGACCTGCAGGCCCGCGTCACCGAAGCCGTCGCCCCGCACATCGAGCGGGTGGATCCACCGGGCCTCGCGTGGTGGGTCGCCCGCGGAGACGAGGTCGCCGTCGGCGCCCAGGGGACGTACGGGCCCGAGGACGCCACGCCCGTCCGACCCGACACCCCCTTCCGCATCTCGTCGGTGACGAAGCCGGTCGTCGCGGCATCCGCGATGTCGCTCCTCGACGACGGCACGCTCACCCTCGACGCCCCCGTCGAGAGGTGGCTGCCCGAGCTCGGCGACCGCCGCGTGCTGCGCGATCCTGCCGGGCCTCTCGACGACACCGTTCCTGCGGCACGTCCGATCACGGTCGCCGACGTGCTGGAGCTTCGGCTCGGCATCGGCCTCGACTTCTCCGGCCCGTTCCCGGGCCCCGTGCTCTCGGCGCTCGGCGCTGCGGGCCTCCAGGCCGGACCGCCCGCACCGCAGACCAATCCCGCGCCCGACGACTGGATGCTTACGGTCGGCGCGGTCCCGCTGTCGTACCAACCGGGTGAGCGCTGGCTCTATCACTCGGGCTCCGAGGTCCTCGGCGTCCTCGTCGCCCGAGCCGCGGGCGCACCGCTGCCGGAGGTCCTCGCCGAGCGGGTGCTCGCTCCGCTCGCGATGACGGGCACCGGCTTCGGCGTACGACCGGAGCAGGCCGACCGTCTCGGCCCGCACTGGCTGCCGCCGGACGGCGGTGCCCTCATGCCGTACGACCCGGCCGAGGGGCAGTGGTCCCGACCGCCTGCGTTCCCCAACGGCGGCGACGGCCTGGTCTCGACCGTCGAGGACCTCGCGGCGTTCGGCCGCATGCTCCGCGCGGGCGGCGTCGCCGAGGACGGCACGCGGGTGCTCTCGCGCGAGGTCCTCGCGGAGGCGACCCGGCCGCGTGTCGGGCAGATCGACGCCGACGGCCTCGCCGACTGGGGGCTCGGGTTCGGCGTCAAGACCGGCGACCAGCCCGACGGGCGCAGCGCCGGATCGTACGGGTGGGACGGGGGCATGGGTTCGACGCTGTGGGTCGACCCCGTCAAGGACGTCGTCGCCGTGCTGCTCACCAACCAGATGTGGTCCTCTCCCGAGCCGACAGCCGTCTTCGAGGCGTTCTGGCGGGCAGCTTGGGAGTGA